The Hemicordylus capensis ecotype Gifberg chromosome 6, rHemCap1.1.pri, whole genome shotgun sequence genome window below encodes:
- the LOC128330628 gene encoding histone H2B-like → MKLVNRRISINLSHRLADISKFLTFGDWNLGVYWRVAVSRMKTSLISLQQPEQLSSLSLRRIRLYNTKKKMTYSGYIYKILKQVPQDTGKCCWAVEVIHSLNKPHLYGKVALEAARLTHYKKKLLVTSTEIHAAVKMVLLVEALKGNLKEPFWPANSRVDST, encoded by the exons ATGAAGTTGGTAAACAGGAGAATAAGTATAAATCTCTCCCATAGGCTGGCAGACATCAGCAAGTTTCTGACCTTTGGTGACTGGAATTTAGGAGTATATTGGAGGGTGGCTGTTT CCAGGATGAAGACTTCCTTGATTTCCCTTCAGCAGCCTGAACAGCTGTCTTCATTGTCACTCCGTCGCATCCGCTTGTACAACACGAAGAAGAAAATGACTTATTCAGGCTACATATACAAAATCCTCAAACAG GTTCCTCAAGACACAGGCAAATGCTGCTGGGCCGTGGAGGTCATTCACTCCCTGAATAAACCTCACCTGTATGGGAAGGTGGCATTGGAGGCAGCCAGGTTGACCCACTACAAGAAGAAGCTCCTGGTCACCAGCACAGAAATCCATGCAGCAGTCAAGATGGTTCTTCTGGTGGAGGCACTGAAAGGGAACCTGAAAGAACCCTTTTGGCCTGCAAATAGTCGTGTTGACTCCACATGA